The following coding sequences are from one Candidatus Cloacimonadota bacterium window:
- the mnmE gene encoding tRNA uridine-5-carboxymethylaminomethyl(34) synthesis GTPase MnmE, which translates to MTRPIGEPICALITPPGHAAVSLIRLSGYGSLGIVAKYFKNRRKLLQAPTHTAVFGVFHDHLGKPLDQVLCTVFRAPKSYTGEDSVEISCHGNPRIAARILENLLLEARLAEPGEFTLRALLNGKIDLMQAEAVNDLISAAGSKAESAALMQVQGLLSNRLRALLDGINDARLRCELAIDFADQDLPPLDEKDLQQRVSKLLKEARELLGEGRLGRFIREGIKVCLAGAPNAGKSSLFNAFLKQNRAIVTPHPGTTRDYLEESVSFHGYKLVLIDTAGLRESENDIELEGISRSRALMREADLVLYLLPADEPVEAEQLTPELRAKTLWLTSKWDLQSIDSQDEKPKRDGSAPERGIPVSTLEPKGLEALQDAILQRFELPTGHLERPLVTNARHLAALERAMQALTRAQQSLEHQAGYEFTAFDLAAAAGDIGEILGISADGDLLNDIFANFCIGK; encoded by the coding sequence ATGACCAGACCAATCGGCGAGCCCATCTGCGCGCTGATCACACCGCCTGGGCACGCGGCTGTAAGTTTAATCCGGTTAAGCGGTTACGGCTCCCTCGGCATTGTGGCAAAATACTTCAAAAACAGACGTAAACTGCTGCAAGCCCCCACGCACACCGCTGTTTTCGGTGTTTTTCACGACCATTTGGGAAAGCCGCTGGACCAGGTTCTCTGCACCGTGTTCCGCGCTCCCAAAAGCTACACCGGCGAAGACAGCGTGGAAATTTCCTGTCACGGCAATCCACGCATCGCAGCCAGGATATTGGAAAACTTGCTTTTGGAAGCCCGGCTGGCTGAACCGGGGGAATTCACCCTGCGCGCGCTTTTGAACGGAAAGATTGACCTGATGCAGGCGGAAGCGGTGAACGACCTCATCAGCGCCGCTGGCAGCAAAGCCGAAAGCGCCGCTCTGATGCAGGTGCAGGGGCTTCTGTCAAACCGTTTGCGGGCTTTGCTGGATGGCATCAACGATGCACGCCTGCGCTGTGAACTTGCCATCGATTTTGCCGATCAAGACCTGCCTCCTTTGGATGAAAAAGACCTGCAACAACGCGTTTCCAAGCTCCTCAAAGAGGCTCGCGAACTGCTTGGCGAAGGCAGGCTGGGACGCTTTATCCGCGAAGGAATCAAAGTTTGCCTGGCTGGGGCGCCGAATGCCGGTAAGTCCTCTTTGTTCAATGCTTTCCTAAAGCAAAACCGCGCCATCGTGACCCCTCATCCCGGCACCACACGCGACTACCTGGAAGAAAGCGTTTCATTTCACGGCTACAAGCTTGTTTTAATCGACACCGCCGGCTTGCGGGAAAGCGAAAACGACATTGAACTTGAAGGTATCAGCCGCAGTCGCGCGCTGATGCGTGAAGCGGACCTCGTGCTCTACCTGCTCCCAGCGGATGAACCTGTTGAGGCAGAACAGCTTACACCTGAATTGAGAGCCAAAACCCTCTGGCTGACCAGCAAATGGGACTTGCAATCCATTGATTCGCAAGACGAAAAACCAAAGCGGGACGGCTCCGCGCCCGAACGTGGCATTCCGGTTTCCACCCTGGAACCGAAGGGGTTGGAAGCTTTGCAAGACGCCATATTGCAACGCTTTGAGCTGCCGACAGGACATTTGGAACGTCCCTTGGTGACAAACGCGCGCCATTTGGCAGCTTTGGAACGTGCCATGCAAGCCCTGACTCGTGCGCAGCAATCCCTTGAACATCAAGCAGGATATGAATTTACCGCTTTCGATCTCGCGGCGGCGGCGGGAGATATCGGCGAAATTCTGGGCATTTCCGCCGATGGCGATCTCTTGAACGATATTTTTGCCAATTTTTGCATCGGCAAATAA